The Streptomyces sp. NBC_01689 genome includes a window with the following:
- a CDS encoding tRNA adenosine deaminase-associated protein, with amino-acid sequence MYFAALLARTEDGWEASDTELDDVETLSDLTDLAREASEEDTVLVLIEQEDAWFGVVRVDGEEDPRIYVSDAAAAARSSYGEILLTDELLGRDPGDDDADLDSLDLDGTEDGEPDDADDSDDEDEAVAAEAVSHSPVGDREILADLGVSEKELLALDEGDALSTIADALGAAEVLETVR; translated from the coding sequence GTGTACTTCGCCGCACTGCTCGCGCGCACCGAAGACGGGTGGGAAGCGAGCGACACAGAGCTCGACGATGTGGAGACCCTGTCGGATCTGACCGACCTGGCCCGTGAAGCCTCGGAGGAGGACACGGTGCTCGTACTCATCGAGCAGGAGGACGCGTGGTTCGGCGTCGTCCGCGTGGACGGCGAGGAGGACCCTCGTATCTACGTCTCGGACGCCGCAGCCGCCGCCCGCAGCTCGTACGGCGAGATCCTGCTCACGGACGAACTACTAGGACGGGACCCGGGCGACGACGACGCCGACCTGGACTCCCTCGACCTGGACGGCACCGAGGACGGTGAACCCGACGACGCAGACGACTCCGACGACGAGGACGAGGCCGTGGCCGCCGAGGCCGTCTCGCACAGCCCCGTCGGGGACCGCGAGATCCTCGCCGACCTCGGGGTGAGCGAGAAGGAGCTGCTCGCCCTGGACGAGGGCGACGCGCTCAGCACGATCGCCGACGCCCTCGGGGCGGCGGAGGTCCTGGAGACCGTCCGCTAG